A stretch of the Ctenopharyngodon idella isolate HZGC_01 chromosome 14, HZGC01, whole genome shotgun sequence genome encodes the following:
- the cfl1 gene encoding cofilin-1, which yields MASGVTVDETVLTIFNDMKVRKAQPNEEERKRRKKAVLFCLSEDKKHIIMEEGNEILQGDEGDPFTKFVKMLPPNDCRYALYDATYETKETKKEDLVFIFWAPESAPLKSKMIYASSKDAIKKKFTGIKHEWQVNGLEDIKDRKTLAEKLGGSSVITLEGQPLD from the exons ATG GCCTCCGGAGTTACAGTGGACGAGACTGTGTTGACCATCTTCAACGACATGAAGGTCCGCAAGGCTCAACCCAATGAGgaggagaggaagaggaggaagaaggctgTTCTTTTCTGCCTGAGTGAGGATAAGAAGCATATCATAATGGAGGAGGGCAACGAGATCCTGCAGGGAGACGAAGGAGATCCCTTCACTAAGTTTGTCAAGATGCTTCCTCCCAATGACTGTCGCTACGCTCTCTATGATGCCACATATGAGACTAAAGAAACCAAGAAAGAGGACTTGGTTTTCATTTTCTG GGCCCCAGAGAGCGCCCCTCTTAAAAGCAAGATGATCTACGCCAGTTCTAAGGATGCCATCAAGAAGAAGTTCACAG GTATCAAGCACGAGTGGCAAGTGAACGGTCTGGAAGATATCAAGGACCGAAAGACCCTTGCTGAGAAACTTGGGGGTTCATCAGTGATAACTCTTGAGGGGCAACCTCTCGATTGA
- the atl3 gene encoding atlastin-3, translated as MRGEPGPVQIVTVNKEDHSFDLDTDALSRILLAPDVRDKDVVVVSVAGAFRKGKSFLLDFMLRYMYKKPGQDWLGQQNEPLTGFSWRGGSEPETTGIQLWSEVFIVQKENGSEVAVLLMDTQGAFDSQSTVKDCATIFALSTMTSSIQIYNLSQNIQEDDLQQLQLFTEYGRLAMDEIFQKPFQSLMFLVRDWSFPYEYKYGFEGGSNFLDKRLQVKQTQHEELQTVREHIHSCFTSISCFLLPHPGLKVATSPAFKGQLCDVAPEFKEQLCELIPNLLKTDKLAVKEINGNKVTCRGLLEYFKAYIKIYQGEDLPHPKSMLEATAEANNLAAVASAKDQYYKNMEKVCGGDLPYVAPDSLEEKHRFFLQEALHLFSNTKKMGGRDFCNRYQEQLETELIELWESFRKHNESKNVFSAFRTPAVLFVLVCLLYVLSVILLFVGLETISFACDCVVGIAMMAMLTWAFIRYSGQYREVGTAIDQAAGVILEQATDVLNKTRAQGQVAAQQKKTR; from the exons ATGCGGGGTGAACCTGGGCCAGTTCAAATTGTGACAGTCAACAAGGAGGATCACTCCTTTGACCTGGATACAGATGCGCTCAGTCGAATTCTGTTGGCGCCTGATGTTCGAGATAAGGATGTGGTGGTGGTGTCTGTCGCTGGAGCCTTCCGAAAAGGGAAAAGTTTCCTTTTGGATTTCATGCTCCGATACATGTATAAGAAG CCTGGTCAGGATTGGCTTGGGCAGCAAAATGAACCCCTGACAGGTTTCTCCTGGAGAGGAGGCTCCGAGCCAGAGACCACCGGCATCCAGCTATGGAGTGAAGTTTTCATTGTACAGAAGGAGAATGGAAGTGAG GTTGCAGTGCTTTTAATGGACACACAAGGAGCGTTTGATTCTCAGTCCACAGTGAAAGACTGTGCCACTATCTTTGCCCTCAGCACCATGACTAGCTCTATCCAG atTTATAATCTGTCACAGAATATTCAGGAAGATGATCTACAGCAACTTCAG CTGTTTACAGAGTACGGCCGACTTGCAATGGATGAAATCTTTCAGAAGCCTTTCCAG TCGCTTATGTTCTTGGTTAGAGACTGGAGTTTCCCTTATGAGTACAAATACGGGTTTGAAGGAGGAAGCAATTTCTTGGACAAACGTCTGCAA GTGAAGCAGACTCAGCATGAGGAGCTTCAGACAGTGAGAGAGCACATTCACTCCTGTTTCACCTCCATTTCCTGTTTTCTCTTACCACACCCTGGCCTGAAGGTGGCAACAAGCCCTGCTTTCAAGGGACAGCTGTGTG ATGTGGCTCCAGAGTTTAAGGAACAGTTGTGTGAACTCATTCCCAACCTGCTCAAGACTGACAAGCTGGCTGTGAAAGAGATCAATGGGAATAAGGTGACCTGCAGAGGCCTCCTGGAGTACTTCAAA GCATATATTAAGATATATCAAGGAGAAGACCTTCCACACCCAAAATCCATGCTAGAG GCTACAGCAGAGGCCAATAACCTTGCGGCCGTGGCGTCAGCTAAAGATCAGTACTACAAGAATATGGAGAAG GTATGTGGTGGAGATCTGCCTTATGTGGCTCCTGATTCACTGGAGGAAAAGCACCGCTTCTTCCTGCAGGAGGCCCTTCATCTCTTCTCCAACACGAAGAAGATGGGTGGGCGGGATTTCTGTAACCGTTACCAGGAACAGTTGGAAACAGAGCTGATAGAGCTGTGGGAGTCCTTCAGAAAGCACAATGAG tcCAAGAATGTTTTCAGCGCTTTCCGGACACCTGCAGTGCTGTTTGTTCTGGTCTGCCTCCTGTATGTGCTGTCAGTAATTTTGCTCTTCGTTGGCCTGGAAACTATTTCCTTTGCATGTGACTGTGTAGTTGGTATAGCCATGATGGCTATGCTGACCTGGGCCTTTATCCGGTACTCTGGCCAGTACAGAGAAGTAGGCACAGCCATAGACCAAGCTGCTGGAGTAATACTAGAGCAG GCCACAGATGTGTTAAACAAGACAAGAGCCCAGGGTCAGGTGGCTGCACAACAGAAGAAGACAAGATAG